The Verrucomicrobiota bacterium DNA window CCAGATGATCATTCCCCGAATTAGACGCTCTCCAATACTTCTCAAATTATGGTCCGGCTTCATAACCAGTTCATTATCAAATGCAAGTCAATTGAGATAGCATAACGGCAAACGGGCATCCGGTCAAACGAATAGGACAGGTTGTTGGTGGCGCAATCGGAACGCGTCGCAACCATATTCAATCCGCCATGCGCATGTAGTATTTGCATGTCTTCACCTTACCAAATCGCCGGGGCTGTCAAAGACCGGGTTTTACCGCACCTGGAACTGGTAGGAACCGGACGCAATCTGGAAAACCGCATATCCCGGTTCCTGGCGCAGGAGCTGCACCCCGGGACTTGCTTGCGCCGCGAGGTTACTTTCCCGCACCTCGGCAGCGGATTTCGCCGGGACAAATACGGTGGCAGTGGTGTTTGGCGGGATGGTCACCTGCAAGGTGAATTGACCGTCGGTTTTCTTCCAGTCGGTGCGAATGCCTCCGTAGATCGAATCGTAACTGCCGCGAGCCCAGGTGAGATCCCCAACGAGTTGGGGTTTGATGAGGATTCTCTTGAAGCCCGGGCCGGCAGGATCGCCGCCAATTCCCGCGACGTCCTGATAAAACCACTCCAGAATATGGCCCAGCATGAAATGATTGTGCGACGATCCTCGACGGGCATCCCAGGCCTCGGTGAGGCTGGTGGCACCTTGCTTGAGTTGGTAGCCGTAACCGGGCCGCTCAGACTGGTTGTTCATATCAAACAGCACCTCCGAATGCCCGCCGTCAGCCAGGGCACGCACGAGGTATCGGAAACCAACATCGCCGGCGGTGAGTGCGTTGGTGCGGGCGCGCACATCGGCGACCAATGCCGCGACCAACGCCGGTTTTTCTGCCAGATCCGCCAGGTCCAGCACACACGGGATGGCGTTCGCACACTGCGATCCGGTCGAATATTGGTGGGTGTCCGGGTTACGGAATTTTGTATTAAAAGCGGTGCGAATCGTATCCGCCAGAAGCGCATATTTTTCAGCGTCTTCTTGGTACCCAAGCAGTTTGGCGGCTTGCGCAATCACCCAGGCACCCTTGAAATAGAACGCGGTGGCGGTGAGCGCACGCGGCGTCAACTGCGCCTCGCCGGGGGGCTTGGGACCGATGTCATACCAATCACCCAAGCCGTGGTTGACAATGTGATCCGTAGCTTTACTGCCCAAGTAGATCACATAACGCTTCATGCCCGCATAATGGCGGCGCAGTAATGCGAGGTCGCCGGTCCATTCATACTGTTGCCAGGGCACCAGCAGAAAGGCGCTGCCCCATTCCGGCGAGTCACGGAATCCGCCGTTGAAAACGACATATTCCGGGGCAATGTCGGGCACCAAACCCGCTTCTGTCTGCGAGTCAGCCATGTCATTCATGCTTTTGGTGAAAAGTTGCGCCAGGTCCCATTCATAACGCAGCGAGGGGCCGTTGAGGTGATACTCTTCCAACCAGCCAAGGCGTTCGCGATGCGGACAGTCGGTAAGCACACTGACCATATTCGCGCGCTGCGCCCACCGAATGAGCGTGCGGATGCGGTTGAACAGTTCATTCGAGCAGGAAAATTCACCCGCGGGCGGCGAGGCAGAATGCACCACCACACCTTCGAGGGATTCGACTGCGGGCAACGCGTCATTGCCGGCTGCCGGCTCAAGTTCCACCTGCAAATAACGGCAGCCGTGATACCAGAATTTCGGGAACCAGGTTTCGCTGGTGTCGCCCGACAGCGTGTATTTCCAATAGGCCTCGCCACCACCGACGGAACCACGATCCACAGGACCATCTTTCTTCAGCAGTTCTGCCGGGGTGATTTTTATCGACGTTCCAGGCGGGCCGTGAACCCGAAATCGCGGCATGAGAGGTGCGTTCTGGCCCAGATCATAGACCGTCACCCTGGGCGACAGTTCCTTGACACTCACAGGTTGCAACACGTCGAACGCGCGCAGCGGCGGAGCCGCGCTGCTGAGTCCGCGCAGCGTACCACCCGGCCCCGTGACGCACAGGGCGGGAAACCACTGGGTGGCGGCAAAACCAGGCTGGCTCCAGCCTTTGGGTTCCAGGCGGGCGTCATAGTCTTCCCCACCATAAATGCAGGAGAACGTAATGGGGCCGGACGCAACCTGCCACTCCGGGCCGGTGCCAATGATCTGGCTGGTGCCATCGGCGTACTCCAGGTGCAGTTGGGCGATGGCTTTCAGCGGACCAAACGAACCTTTGAACTTGGTATAGCGTCCGCCGGACACGTTATACATTCCGTTACCCAGCAGCAGCCCCACCGCATTGCGTCCGGTCTGTAACATTGGAGTGATGTCATGAGTGTCGTACAGGCAGGTTTTGTCATACTTCGTCCAACCGGGAGCAAGCAGGTCGGCCCCGACTTTCTGACCGTTGACACTCAGCTCATACTGGCCCAAGCCGCATACATGCACAACGGCACGTTGTAAACCGGGTTTCAACGAGAACTCATGTCGGACCAGTAGCGTTTGATATTTTGCCGAAGCGCCGCCGATGAGACCCAAGCCATCCGTCAGGGAATCTTTGCCCCAACCGTAATTCTCCACACTGTCCTTGGCGGTGACCTTGGCACCCACCGCCGCGTTGGTATTGCCCGAAATCACTTCCAACTGTTGCAGCGCAAAACAGAACTTGGTGTCGCGCCGCCATGATTGGGTGACCGTCACCCGCACATATCGGGCCGTGACCTCCTTGGCCTTGAGCGTCACGGACCGATAACCCGGATTCTTATAATCCGCACCGGTATGGTCGGCCACCACATCGGGCTTGGTGAATTCTGCATCCGTCGCAGTTTCCACCTTGAACCGGATGGGAAATCCGAAACCATCTTTGTTCTCGTGTCGCATCGGATGCAGCCGGAAGGCGGACACTGGCAAGGCCCGGCCCAAATCCACCTGTACCCACTTGGTGTCGTCGGCATGGCCTGCCTCGCTGGCATGATAGCCACGTGCCTTGCGGGGGGATATCTGTGCGCCCTCGGCGCTGATCCAGCGCGCCTGCCAGTCGGTTTCGCGCAATATACCCATCGTCCACGAAGCCGGCTGGCTCCAAGTGGAAGGCTTGCCATCTTTGTCCCAAACCCGGATTTTCCAGAAAACCCGTTGGGAAGACTTCAAGGGCGCACCGGCGTAGGGAGTCTGAATACTGCTTTCCGAAATCACCTTGCCGCTATCCCACAGATCGCCTTGGTGATGTGCCAAAGTGTTTTGCGTGGTTGCCACGAGTACCTGATAGGCGGTTTGTTTTTGACCGCGTGTGCTGCTCTGCAGTTTCCAGAATACTCGCGGTTGCGCCGTGTCCACGCCCAACGGGTTGACGGCATATTCACAGCGCAAATCCATGACGGCCAGGGAATCGGGAGCTTGGGCAGCCGCCCACCCGCCGAGGAGAATGAGCATACCCACGCTCCAAGCGCCAAAGTTGCGGGACTTGGGCGTAGTTGGCAAACTAGTTTGATATGAAAGCATAAATTTGTGCTATTGATGCCATAAAGACAACCCGACCAAAAGCGTAAATGATATTTTCGAAACACTTGCCACGGAGGCAACGGACGCCTATGCTAGGCCCAGATTTAACCAAGCATACACATGAAAATTTGTCTGATTAGCATTACGGAAGTCAAAGCTGGCAAAGTGAATTTGAAGGATCCGCGGCTGGATCTGGCCGATAAGCTGGTTGAGGCGAAGAAAAAAGCCTATGCCCAAGTGGACGCGGTGGGGGAGGAAGACCTCGTGACCTCGGATGCGGTGTTGACCAATGAGGAGGGCAAGGCAGACCTGATCCTCCGGGATCTGGAGTTTGTGGAAACCCGGCTAGAGCGCACTCCGCCAGAGGCTGAGCGTGCCGCATTGCTGAAAATCAAGGCTGCCCTCGAAGGTGAAAAATTTGTCAGCCAGGCTGGGCTGTCGCCCGAGGAGCGGGGAGCAGTAACGGTGCATAATTTCGTCACGGATCGTCCGATTGTCGTGGCGCGCGCGGAAGAGCTGGCCGAGCCGGATGCGTTGATGCTGCGCGCCGTGGCGGAAGGCGGCTACATCAGTTTCCTCACGGTGGGCGGCAAGGAAAACCGGGCCTGGCTGATTCGCAAGGGCGCGACCGCCTGGGATGCCGCTGGCGGCATCCATTCCGATATTCAGAAAGGCTTTATCCGCGCGGAAATCATCAGTTTCGCGGACTTTGAGGCGGCGGGCGGAGAGACGGAAGCCAAGCGCGCCGGCAAACAGCGGCTGGAAACCAAGACGTACGTGATGCAGGATTATGATGTGGTGAATTTCCGGTTCAATAAATAGCGGGGGCCAGAAAAATTCTGGGCGCGGTTGCCGATGTCAAATCTCGTGTTAACTTCGCGTATGGTAGTTATAAGGTTGTTCACCATCACAATGGTTGGTTGGTGGTTGGCCGCGTTCGCCTGCCCGGCGGCGGAAATGATTCCGGCTGACATCGAGAAACTGTCCACGAACGCCCAACTCGTGGTTCAAGGTCGGGCCTTAAGCCTAACCATTCAGCGCAACCCGGCGGGCGTGATTTATACGGCGGTGGATTTCCAAGTGGACGATGTGTGGCGCGGTCAACTTGGCACCAATCATATCGAAATCCGTTATGCCGGCGGCATCCTGGGCGAGCAGGGTCTTTATGTCACTAGCGAAGTCGAGTTCAACGTGGGCGAGGAGGCAGTGGTGTTCCTGCTCCAAGCGCCTGAAAATGCCTGGGTTTGCGTGGGAATGTCCCAAGGTAAATTCGAGGTGCAGCCAGGGCCGGATAAAGCGCAGAAGCTGGTCCACAATCCGTTTCATGGGCAAGGGCAGGAGTTGCTGCCAATCAGCTCGCTTTCCAAAGGGACAGTTGCCCTCCCTGCAAGTTCGCCGTTAACCGTGGGCGATTTAAAAAAGAGCGTTCAGGAGGCCAAATGAAACGGTGGCAACGATTCTTTTGGGTGTTGGTCGTTGGTCTGCCGTGCTTCTCCGCGTTGGCATATGTGGACCGCTACAATGCGTACGCCCAGCCGTTGCAATGGAACCTGACCAATCCACCGGTCAGTGTCCCCACCAACTCATTCAGCCGCAGCACCAAGGCGATTCGTTTTTATATCGGGGCGGAAGCGTTCTCCACCAGCAACACCACGGCTGAGATCAATGCCATCAAGGCGGCGCTCGGGCAATGGCAGGCCATCCCGAATACCCTCATCAAATTTGAATTCGCCGGGTTGTTGAGCAACATCACCAACGTCAACCCTTCGGACGGAACCAATGTTATTTTTTGGAAGAAGGACACGAGCCTGTTGAATGGCACCACGGATATTTCCCAAAGTCTGGGCATCTGTTTTTATTCCTATTCGAGCAATACGATCACCGAGGCGGATATCGCCCTCAACGGCATCAATAAATCCTGGTTTACGGATATTACGGATGCCGCTAACACCAATTACTTCGTTGAGGGAGTGGTCATGCATGAGATGGGACACGGCCTAGGCATGGCGCATTCGCCGATTGGCGGCCAGATCATGTTTCCCACCATGGGCCGCGGCATTCAAGGGCAGATTCGATTGTTGTCCGATGAAATTGCCTTTGCCCGCAGCTTTTACGCCGCCACGAACCCAGCGGCCAATTATGGGTGCCTGACCGGTTACGTCACCCTGGCCGGTAGCGGTGTCAAGGGAGCCATTGTCACCGTGGAAAGCACCAATGGTTCCGTGCTGGCCTCCACGTTGACCTGGAGCAACGGCTATTATGCCGTGCCCCTGCTGCCGCCAGGTCCCGCCTGGTTGCGGGTGACGCCGATGGATGGGTTCGGCTTGGTCAACCCGGCGATGCTTAATGAGCCGTTTTTTACCAGCAGTCCACAGACGAACTTTTATCCCTCCACCAATTATTCTGTCACCCTGACGGCCGGCGTGACGAATGGGTTTAACATCAGTGTCACCAACGGCGCGCCACCATTCCGAATCCAATATATCCGCTATAATTATAGCTACGGCGGCGGGGCCATTAGTGTGAATCCCGGGGATAACAATGTCATCGTGGGGGTGATGTCCACCAACCTGCCTACCAATGGCGCGGTGCTGCAAATCCTGGGGGATGGCCTCACGATTGGCCCTACCGTCATCGAGCCTAACCTGGCTGGGCCTTTGAACTCGATTTCCGTGACGATTTCCGTCGCCACCAATGCCACGCCGGGCGTGCGCAGCCTGATTATTCTCCGCACGAACGATAATGTACTGGCACACGCCGTTGGTTTCCTGCAAATTCCCCCGGCCATTCCCGACCAGAATTTTGACGGTTTAAACGACCTCTTTCAGCGAAAATACTTTCCCGTGTTCACCGATCCGCAGGCCGGGCCGAACGCCGATCCGGATAACGACGGCCTCAATAACCTGCAGGAATACATCGCCGGCACCAATCCAACCAATAAAGCTTC harbors:
- a CDS encoding family 78 glycoside hydrolase catalytic domain, translated to MLSYQTSLPTTPKSRNFGAWSVGMLILLGGWAAAQAPDSLAVMDLRCEYAVNPLGVDTAQPRVFWKLQSSTRGQKQTAYQVLVATTQNTLAHHQGDLWDSGKVISESSIQTPYAGAPLKSSQRVFWKIRVWDKDGKPSTWSQPASWTMGILRETDWQARWISAEGAQISPRKARGYHASEAGHADDTKWVQVDLGRALPVSAFRLHPMRHENKDGFGFPIRFKVETATDAEFTKPDVVADHTGADYKNPGYRSVTLKAKEVTARYVRVTVTQSWRRDTKFCFALQQLEVISGNTNAAVGAKVTAKDSVENYGWGKDSLTDGLGLIGGASAKYQTLLVRHEFSLKPGLQRAVVHVCGLGQYELSVNGQKVGADLLAPGWTKYDKTCLYDTHDITPMLQTGRNAVGLLLGNGMYNVSGGRYTKFKGSFGPLKAIAQLHLEYADGTSQIIGTGPEWQVASGPITFSCIYGGEDYDARLEPKGWSQPGFAATQWFPALCVTGPGGTLRGLSSAAPPLRAFDVLQPVSVKELSPRVTVYDLGQNAPLMPRFRVHGPPGTSIKITPAELLKKDGPVDRGSVGGGEAYWKYTLSGDTSETWFPKFWYHGCRYLQVELEPAAGNDALPAVESLEGVVVHSASPPAGEFSCSNELFNRIRTLIRWAQRANMVSVLTDCPHRERLGWLEEYHLNGPSLRYEWDLAQLFTKSMNDMADSQTEAGLVPDIAPEYVVFNGGFRDSPEWGSAFLLVPWQQYEWTGDLALLRRHYAGMKRYVIYLGSKATDHIVNHGLGDWYDIGPKPPGEAQLTPRALTATAFYFKGAWVIAQAAKLLGYQEDAEKYALLADTIRTAFNTKFRNPDTHQYSTGSQCANAIPCVLDLADLAEKPALVAALVADVRARTNALTAGDVGFRYLVRALADGGHSEVLFDMNNQSERPGYGYQLKQGATSLTEAWDARRGSSHNHFMLGHILEWFYQDVAGIGGDPAGPGFKRILIKPQLVGDLTWARGSYDSIYGGIRTDWKKTDGQFTLQVTIPPNTTATVFVPAKSAAEVRESNLAAQASPGVQLLRQEPGYAVFQIASGSYQFQVR
- a CDS encoding matrixin family metalloprotease, with the translated sequence MKRWQRFFWVLVVGLPCFSALAYVDRYNAYAQPLQWNLTNPPVSVPTNSFSRSTKAIRFYIGAEAFSTSNTTAEINAIKAALGQWQAIPNTLIKFEFAGLLSNITNVNPSDGTNVIFWKKDTSLLNGTTDISQSLGICFYSYSSNTITEADIALNGINKSWFTDITDAANTNYFVEGVVMHEMGHGLGMAHSPIGGQIMFPTMGRGIQGQIRLLSDEIAFARSFYAATNPAANYGCLTGYVTLAGSGVKGAIVTVESTNGSVLASTLTWSNGYYAVPLLPPGPAWLRVTPMDGFGLVNPAMLNEPFFTSSPQTNFYPSTNYSVTLTAGVTNGFNISVTNGAPPFRIQYIRYNYSYGGGAISVNPGDNNVIVGVMSTNLPTNGAVLQILGDGLTIGPTVIEPNLAGPLNSISVTISVATNATPGVRSLIILRTNDNVLAHAVGFLQIPPAIPDQNFDGLNDLFQRKYFPVFTDPQAGPNADPDNDGLNNLQEYIAGTNPTNKASVLSVLSTTISASGTTIKWQSVAGKKYQLFSRPGPSPAGNWTPLGTPVTATNAGAQYFDAGAPTGRKFYRIQVLP